From Paenibacillus sp. PvR098:
TCCCCTTCCCGAATGCGCAGCGTACGGCGAATCTCCTTCGGGATGACGACCCTGCCAAGATCGTCTATGCGACGAACGATTCCAGTTGCTTTCATATTTCTAGATGCCTCGCTTTCCTTGAGAGTTAGATACAGACTGGACTCTATTTTATGCCAATGGAGGGAATTGAACTATCCATAGTATTCTTCGATTCCCAAGGGGTTATACATCTGCTTGATCCTTGCGGTCGCCGGTGCATTATGTAAGAATGTGCCGCCGCTGTTTACATTATGTCCAAAAAAATCAAAACAAAACAGGGCACCCTTTCGGGCACCCTGGTAATATATTACTTGCCTGTTTCCGTCTGGGGCGCATCTGTTTTCGGAGCTTCCGCACCCGGCGTTTCGGCCGGTTTAGGCTCCTCCTGCTTAGGCAGATTGTTCGTCTCAATGAGCGTAGGCAGCTCTTTCTCCATAAATTCCTGAACATTGTACTGCGCTAACTCGGAGCGCAATTCCTGCTTAACTTCATCAAACGTCTTCGTTTTTCTGGCTTCAACCTTCATGACATGATAGCCGAATGACGTTTCTACCGGTTCGCTGATTTGGCCGATCGGCAGCTCAGATGCCGCCTTTTTAAATTCAGGGACCCATTGTGTAAGAGGCGCATCGGCATATTGTCCACCGTTGTCTTTAGAGCCCGGATCTTCCGAATATTCCTTCGCCAGCGCAGCAAAATCGCCGCCCTTCACCAGCTTGTCCTGCACTTCCTTCGCCCGCTGCAAAGCCTCTTCCTTCGTACGTGTCTCTTGACCTGTTGCCGGATCACTGGTACCGATCAAAATATGGCTGACCGTGGCGATATCGTATGCACTCTTGTCCTGCGCAAGCTTTTCGTCGTAAGCCGCTTGCAGCTTTGGATCGGCGACCTTATTTTCCTCCGACACGAATACCTGAATGCTCTTCTGCACGAACTCATTCAAATCCTGTTCCGTAACATGGTTATCCGTTAGCAGCTTCTCCATGCCGCCTTCCTGCATACCCATAAACCCTTTAATTTGCTCAAGCTGTTCCTTGGACTGCTTTTCGGCTTGTTCTTTAGCCTTATCGTCCGCACGGGAAGCCAGGACGTTGAACGCGACCAGTTGATTCATCATGTCCTGCTGAAACGCCGGTTCTTCTTTATACTGCGCATACTGCTGATTAAACATCATATTGACGTTTAGAAATTTATTGAATTCCTCACGCGTCACCTTGCCGCCGTCTTTATACGTTACAAGGACTTCACCCGGACTGCCTGCAGGCGCCGCCGTATCGCCTTCCTCTTTCTTGCCGCATCCTGCAGCTACACCAATAATCAATATGAGTGCGCAAAGAGCCAAAAGCCCTTTTTGCAACGGTCTCTTCTTATTTTGCCACATTCTGCAGCTCTCCCTTCGATTTCAAAACACGCTTGTATTGTTCCAAAAACCGTTCCGGCAAATCGATGGATTCCTCAGGCTTTAATCCTTTGCCTTTGAGCTCGATGATGATTTGCTGTCCTCCGATCAGCTTGATCCGATTCTCGAACTCGCCCGATAATTGAGACAGCTTCTTTTCGTCCAGATTGTCGTTCTGGCCAGGATGAAGCCGAAGCTCGTAATCCAGGCCTTTCTGCGAGATCGTCTCGATTGCATACATCGCGCCGTAGACCTTCAGCCGGGCTGCTTTAAGCAGATTAACCACGGCCTGCGGCAAATCGCCGAAACGGTCGACGAGTTCATCCTCCAGCTCCATCGCTTCATCCAAGGTTTGCACAGCCGCCACTTTCTTGTAAATCTCAATTTTCTGCACGCTGTCATAAATATAATCGCCGGGAATATAAGCGTCTAGCTGAATATCAAGCTGCGTAGACCAAACCTTGTCTTCCGTCACGGCTTCGCCGCCCATTTCCTTCTTCCGCTTATTGATCTCTTCACCCAACATCTGGGAATATAAGTCGAAGCCAACGGATGCGATAAAGCCATGCTGCTCGGCACCAAGTAAATTACCGGCCCCACGAATGGAAAGATCCCTCATAGCAATTTTAAACCCTGAACCAAGCT
This genomic window contains:
- a CDS encoding peptidylprolyl isomerase, producing MWQNKKRPLQKGLLALCALILIIGVAAGCGKKEEGDTAAPAGSPGEVLVTYKDGGKVTREEFNKFLNVNMMFNQQYAQYKEEPAFQQDMMNQLVAFNVLASRADDKAKEQAEKQSKEQLEQIKGFMGMQEGGMEKLLTDNHVTEQDLNEFVQKSIQVFVSEENKVADPKLQAAYDEKLAQDKSAYDIATVSHILIGTSDPATGQETRTKEEALQRAKEVQDKLVKGGDFAALAKEYSEDPGSKDNGGQYADAPLTQWVPEFKKAASELPIGQISEPVETSFGYHVMKVEARKTKTFDEVKQELRSELAQYNVQEFMEKELPTLIETNNLPKQEEPKPAETPGAEAPKTDAPQTETGK